The DNA segment GGTCCAAGTAGCAGAGTCCAACCCCCAGATTGTGCTGGTGAGCGCCTATCGCTTGATCGGGAACAAGCCTGACTGTTTCGGGGTCCCGGTCGAGCGATCTTCGTTTCCTGGCAAGGAGGCCTGTCGTTGGCAGCTCCTTGGCACGGCCTATCCTTTCGGGAGTCCATCTACCGTCCTGTACGCAGCTGAGGCCATCCGTAAGCGGGCACCGTCATTCTTTCCCGAAGACCGCTTCTTTGAGGACGTTGACATCGCCTTCCGACTCCTCGCCGACGGCGACTTCGGGTTCGTGCACCAGGTTCTGACTTTCAGCCGCTATCAGGCCGATTCCATTACGGACGTTGCGAGCCATTTCAATTTCTGGCCGCTTTTGCACTACCTAATGATGGAGCAGTACGGCCGGAACTTCCTCGCTCAGGATGAGTTCAAAAAGCGTTATGATGAAGTGACCGCAGAAATGTATCGCGGGTTGGGCGAACAGTGGCTCAAGGACGTGGTTCGCCGAGAGAGGAAGAAGGGTTTCTGGGAGTTTCAGCGCCAGCACCTC comes from the Bradyrhizobium erythrophlei genome and includes:
- a CDS encoding glycosyltransferase family 2 protein, with translation MPEPFVTVVTPVYNDEPYLEECIKSVLGQSHSYFEYIICDNHSNDRSGEIARDYATKDARVRVVSPPEFLPQAKNFNFVLNEIDERAKYCKMLLSDDWMYPHCLQQMVQVAESNPQIVLVSAYRLIGNKPDCFGVPVERSSFPGKEACRWQLLGTAYPFGSPSTVLYAAEAIRKRAPSFFPEDRFFEDVDIAFRLLADGDFGFVHQVLTFSRYQADSITDVASHFNFWPLLHYLMMEQYGRNFLAQDEFKKRYDEVTAEMYRGLGEQWLKDVVRRERKKGFWEFQRQHLGDIGVEIRPALLAKGVVSAALNMIGSLGTLAKKARNEVTKGAVRSL